From Solibacillus sp. FSL W7-1464:
CTCTTCAATTCAGTGGTCATTTGCCATTCCGTCGGCTATGTTCGATTCGGATGGACCGCGTACCGGCCATTATATTAAAGGTGAAGAGAAAATTTTAGTAAACTCACAATTTAACAGTTATATTAGTTATGCCGACTTTGCTGTGGCATTGCTCGATGAAATAGAAAAGAATGAATATCCAAATACAACATTTACTGTTGCGTCTGAAAATGTAACAGCAGCGTCTTAATAAAAAGCGCTAAAGCTTTTAGTCTGCAAATAGGCGAAGCTATGACCTGGACACCGAAAAAACCAGCATGCTCCGAATAGGAGAGATGCTGGCTTTTTTGTAGAGAACTTACGTTAACATTACTAAACTTATGGCCATAACTGCCATACCTGCTATTAAACCATAGATAGAGGAATGGGCTTCATCATATTTCTTGGCAGCCGGTAGAAGCTCATCAATCGAAATAAATACCATAATACCTGCAACTCCCGCAAAAACAATACCGAACAATGTATCTGTCATAAATTGCATTAGTACTAAATAGGCAATAAGCGCACCGAACGGCTCTGATAAACCAGAGGCGAACGACCATTTAAATGCCTTCATACGCTTCCCAGTTGCGTAGAAAATAGGAATGGCTACCGCAATACCTTCCGGGATATTATGAATAGCTACCGCAATTGCAATCGCTATTCCGACATTCGGGTCTTGCAGTACTGCCATAAAAGTCGCAATACCTTCCGGAAAGTTATGAATCGCAATTGCCAGCGCTGTAAATAAACCCATTTTCATTAGGCGGTCTGCTTCTACATCTTCATTTCCAATCAATTGAGCCTTTTGAACATCTTCTACAGACTTTACTTCATGCGGATTTTTCCCTTTCGGAATAAATCGGTCGATCAAAGCAATTACAAGCATACCTCCGAAAAAGCCGATGATTGTGTACCAATACCCTACGGTTTCTCCATGAACGTTTACTAAAGCGTCTTTCGCTTTTACAAAAATCTCTACAAGCGATACATAAATCATAACACCGGCCGAAAAACCTAATGCAATTGAAAGAAACTTCTTATTGGTGCGTGTTGTAAAAAATGCAATCAGACTGCCAATACCAGTAGCAAGCCCTGCAAATAATGTTAAGCCCAGCGCTAATAATACATTCTCATCCATACTATTCTCCTTCTTTATAATTCTTTTCTCACATTATACGCACAATGTTTCCTTTGTGCAACTTTCTTTAACAAGGAAACATCTTATGCAGGAAAGCAAATCGATATTACTAAAAAAGGGATTCCTATACATCAGGAATCCCGGTAATTCTATTTATGCTTTTTTTTCGACTCATACCATAATACGCATACGATATACCAAGTATACCCGATGCTCCACCCTGCTATAACATCCGTTGCATAGTGGCGACCTTCCGCTATACGCGATAACCCTACTAAAAGAATAAGGACCAGTATTACACCATATGTAACAAAATTCCACTTCTTATTTTTCAACCACTTCGTAATCAAATATGCCAGCGTTAAAAAAAACATTACACTAATTTGCGCGTGGCCCGATGGAAAGCTAAACGACACAAGCTGATCTTCAAGCTCTGGACGTGGTCGTGCAAAAATATGTTTTAGTAACTGGTTTAGACCATTTCCAACCCCAACTGTAAGTAGTACAAAAAGTACACCTCGGAAATCCTTTTTAAAGATTGCTAAATACAGCAACATAATAACAGTAGCAGCTATAATAAACTTTGTTTCTCCTAAATTGTGAAATAAAATAATAAAACTGTTTCCAAATAATAAGGAACTGAGTCTTAGATCGAATGCTTCAACGTCTGGTGTATCAAAACTTAATGCAATAATGATAAATATTATGAATGTCACAACTGCCAAAACAGAAAATCCCTTTTTCAAACAAACACCTGCTTTCTTCAGTCAAACTGTTACTTTACTACCCTGTTATTATATGTAATATCCAAAAAAAAATAAAAACTACTTCGCTAAAAACTCCGCAAAGTAGATTTCTTGATCAGCCTTATTCCACAACGGTGTAATTTCCGTGCTCCATCGAAATAACGAATTCCGGTTTTGGTGGTTTACCGCCATGCTCTTTGATTTTCGCTTTATGGCCTGCAATATGCTCAGGGCTCTTTTCCCATGCTTTCCATGCATCCTCTGATTCCCAGCGAATAATCATTACAACTTCCTCTTCACCACGTCGAACATTTTTTACAAGCAGTTCACGGCCAATGAAACCATCTCGTTGTTCAAGCATTGATGGACCTTGACCCGGTTTTTTGCTGAAGCGCTCAATAATTTTATCAGAGTTGCCTTCTGTTACGATCCATTTGCGGATTTGTACAAACATTTTAGTTCCCCTTTCTTTTAAAAAGAGCATGCCTCTAATTTAGAGACATGCTATATTTTTCATCTTATTTTAATTCGTTTAAGATTTCATCTAATTTCTCTGCTTCAGTTGTTACACCGTTAGAAGAGAAGTACCAGTTTACCCCATCAAGGTAAACGATTTTGCCTTCTTTGTAAGCACGAGTTTGTTTGATGATATCATTTTCAATGTCAGCTTTGATTGTGTCTACATCAGATGCTGTACGGTCGATAATTAACAATACTTCAGGGTCTACAGAAAGAACTGATTCATAAGAGAAGTCAGAACCGTGTGATGAAGCTTTGATATCAGTAGTTGATGGTTCGAAACCAAAATCATTATAAACATATGCGAAACGAGAATCTTTACCGTTGTCGAAACCAGAGATCTTTTTGTCGTTGTACATCGCTACTAATGCATTTTCATAACCAGCTGCTTTTTCTTTAACAGCATCAACTTTTTCTTGCAATGCAGTTTTTAATTCTTCAGCTTTTTCTTGTTTGCCGAAGATTTCCGCAGCTAAGTCAACTGTTTCAAATACGCCATCAACATAGTTCGAGTTATCAGAACCGATGAATACTACGTTTGGTGTAATTTCTTTTAATTCTTCATAGAATGTACCTTGACGACCTGAGATGAAGATTGCATCCGGATTAGCAGCTGCTACTTTCTCGAAGTCAATTTGTTTTAAAGAACCAACGTCAGCAACTGAATCCGTTAAATATTTTTCTTTTAAATGCTCAGGGAAGTTACCTTTACCGCCGTTTGCAGCGATACCTACAATACCTTCAACACCTAATGCATCAAGTGTATCTAAGAAACCGTAGTCAAATACTACAATGTTTTTTGGCATTTCTTCAAATGTAACATCTTCGAAAGTAAGGGACTTACCATCTTCTGTTTCACTGCCTGCTGATAATGAAGATACTGTCATCGGGAAAGCTGAAGCTTCCGTAGATGAAGTTGTTTCCTCTGTTTTAGCTGATTCGTTCGCTTCATCTTTTGTCGATGCTTCTTCGTCTGAACCACATGCTGCTAACATTAATGTTAATGCTGCTGCCGTTAAAAATTTCCACTTTTTCATTATTACTTTTCCTCCTAATGTACCCTCAAGCGAGAGTGATAATCGTTTTCAATTAACTAACGTTAGTGTAAATCAACTGCTTATAGTTGTCAACGAATATTCTGAAACTAATATTCATTCTCAATTAAACTTATAAAATAAATGCATAAGCGAGCAAAACTTATGCATTTATTCCCATTTTTATTTAGCTATGTGAATTAAAGTATACACAAATACGACAGCCGTCTTGTTCCTGCACCGGAATATGCATATCATATACTTCTCGTAAGGCTTCTGAGTTAATAATCTCATTCGTAGGACCATCTTTTACAAGGCGTCCGTCTTTTAATGCGACAATTCGATCTGAATACACGGAAGCAAAGTTAATATCATGCAAAACAATGACTACTGTTTTGCCCAATTCATCGACAAGTTTGCGTAAAATTTTCATAATCTGAACAGAGTGCTTCATATCCAAGTTGTTCAATGGCTCATCCAATAAAATATATTCCGTATCCTGAGCGATTACCATTGAGATAAAGGCACGCTGTTTTTGACCGCCTGATAGTTCATCCAAAAACTTATGTTCCATCTCACCCAAAGTCATATATTCAATAGCACGGTCAATATGCTGTTCATCCTCTGGAGTCAAACGGCCTTTCGAATATGGATAACGACCAAATGAGACAAGTTCACGAACTGTTAAACGCACATTTAAATGATTTGACTGGCGTAAAATAGCGACACGTTTTGCAAAATCATTGGACTTCATTTTTTTTACATCACTTTGATCTAAAAATACTTCACCTGTATCTGCATCAAGCAATCGGCTTACCATTGATAACAATGTCGATTTACCTGCACCATTCGGTCCGATAAATGAAGTGATTGCTTTCGGCTGTATAGTTAATGAGACATCCTCAACGACCGGTTTTTTTCCAAAGCTTTTAGAAAGCCCTTTAATTTCAATCATCCTGCTTTCCTACTTTCCTTCAGTATTAGGTAAATAAAGTAAAGTCCACCGACAAAGTTAATAATAACGCTGATCGTTGTACTTAACTGGAATACATGCAGTACTAAGAACTGCCCACCGACAAGTGCAATAATACTAATTAAACTCGCACCCACTATTAAGACGGAATGCTTGTACGTAGCAAAAAACTGATAAGCCAAGTTAGAAACGATTAGCCCTAAAAATGTAATCGGACCAACTAGTGCAGTAGAGGTTGCAATCAAAATTGAAGATAAAATTAATACTTTCAATACTATTCTATCATAATTTACACCTAAGTTTATTGCATTCTCTCGACCTAGTGACATGACATCCAGATCACGCAATAAGCGGTAACCGTATATAAATGAGGCCCCTAAAATTATGACAGCGATGAGCAGCAGCTCTGTTTTTACATTCATGAAGCTAGCAAACAAACGGGACTGTAAGCTTTCATATTCCACCGGGTCTATTATTACTTGTAAAAATGTCACAAAACTGCCGAGCAATGTTCCGATTATCATCCCGGCAAGTAAAAGCAGGAATATCGGATGTTTATCTGCACGGAATAAGAAGCGATATAAAATCAACGCGAAAAGTACCATCGCCACAATTGATAAACCAAAGTTTAAATAACGACTTACGACAAAGATAGATGCAGAGCCTGCAAAGAAGAAAATCATCGTCTGCACTACTTCATACATCGAATCGACACCCATCATTGAAGGTGTCAGTAAACGGTTATGTGTAACCGTCTGGAATGTAACGGTCGCATAGGCAATCGCCGTACCAGTAATTACCATTGCCGCTATTCTCTCCAAACGCTTTGGAAAGGCATAGCTAAAGCCGCCTTGAATATTGTAAAGAGCAAATAACGCAATACACACCAGTGCGATAACTGCTAAGAAAATTAGCTTTGTACTATTTTTTTGCATATGCTTTCCCCCTAAACAACATTACTAAGAAGATCGCACTGCCGATTACAGCAACCGTTGTGTTCACTGGAATTTCAAACGGGTATACAATTAAACGACTTAAAATATCACACATTAATAGGAATGCTGCACCTAAGAAAATTGTATGTGGAATTGTTTTACGTAAATTGTCTCCCAAATATAATGAAACCAAGTTCGGTACGATTAATCCCAGGAAAGGTATAACCCCTACCGTTAAAACAACTGTTGTAGAAATAATCGCTACCAGTACTAAACCAAGATTTAATACGGTACGGTAGCTTAATCCAAGGTTTTTGGCGAAATCTTCCCCCATGCCGGCCACTGTAAACTTATTGGCATAGAGGTACGCAAGAATAATTGCAGGGACTGCTACATAAAGCAGTTCATAGCGGCCTGACACAACAAGCGTAAAACTCCCTAGAAAGAATGTATCCACACTTTGCAGCACATCCGCTTCGTACGCAAGAAATGTTGAAATTGCCCCAATAATATTCCCATACATAATCCCGATTAGGGGTACAAAAATAACGTCCTTGAATTTAATGCTTTCAAGTAGACGCATAAAAATCATCATCCCGATCAGTGCAAAAGTAAAACTGAAGAGAATCTTCTCCATATATCCTGCACTTGTGAAAAATATCATTGATACAACAATACCTAGCTTTGCCGCATCGAGTGTACCGGACGTTGTCGGCGATACGAATTTGTTACGGCTTAAGCTTTGCATAATTAATCCAGAAATACCCATCCCTGCCCCGGCAAGTATGATTGCCATTAATCGCGGTACCCGGCTCATTAAGAAAATTTGCATCTTATCTGATTCCCAATCCAATAAATCAGATGGCTTAATGTCGATAGCCCCGATAAATAATGATAAAAAGGACAGAACGATGGTCGCTGCTACAAGCATCCAAAGTCTCATTTCATTCTCCCACTATTCTTTATATATTTTAGACCTTTATATATTACGAAAATTCTAAATGAAAATGAGAATCATCTCTTTCCCTACATCATTATATAATTGCTAATAATGAAAATCAAACAGACAATTTATAATAAGTAGTATTAAAAGAGGAATAGACTGAAAAAAGCACTTTTAGAGCGATTCTCCGTTTTATTTATAACATCCCGTCTCTCTTCTAAGCGAATGATAGAAAAAGGCCACAATTATTAAAATTGTGGCCTTACATTTACACGCGATATGTTTTTTTATTTACTCTGTACTTATTTATTGCTTCGCGATTTACATTATAGCCGAGCCCTTTTGTTTTTGGAATGGTAATGTAGCCGTCTGTAACGGTTACTTCAGGTAGAATAATGTCTTCTTGCCAATAGCGTTCCGAAGCAGCGGTATCCCCTGGCATGACAAAGTTTGCAAGACTTGTCAGTGCTACATTTTGCGCTCGGCCAATACCTGCTTCCAGCATTCCCCCGCACCACACAGGAATTTTGTGTTCCATGCAGTAGTCATGGATACGCTTCGCTTCGCTAATACCGCCAACTCGCGCAATTTTAATATTTACCACCTGACAGCTGCCTAGTTGAACCGCTTTTCTCGCATCCTCTAAAGAAGTAATACTCTCATCTAAACAAATCGGTGTCCTTATTTGCTTTTGCAATATGGCATGATCGATGATGTCATCATGCGCTAACGGCTGCTCAATCATCATTAAATTAAATGCATCCAGCTCTTTTAACCGATCGATGTCATCCAATGTATACGCAGAGTTTGCATCTGCCATTAAAGGAATTTCCGGGAATGCTTGCCGTATTGTTCGGATCAGCCCAATATCTTTTCCGGGTTTGATTTTTACTTTAATCCGCTTATAACCTTCATCCAAAAAGTGCTGAATTGTATCGATCAGCTGTTCATCTGTAGGCTGTAGACCGATGCTGATTCCCACTTCAATCTTTTCCTGGACTCCTCCAACCGCCGATGCCAGCGATTGGTTCGTCAATTGGGCATAAATATCCCAAACCGCTCCTTCAATCGATGCTTTTGCCATGTTATTGCGTCGAATCGTACGGAATCGCTCATACACGTCATCCGGGTGCTTTAATTCTTTGCCGAGTAATGCTGGGATTAAAAAGTCTTCCAATAAATGAAGGGAAGTTTTAAATGTTTCTTCTGTATAGGAAGGCTCTTCAAATGCAACACCCTCACCCCAGCCGACGACACCACTTTCATCCGTCGCCTCCACAACTAAAAAACGCTTGTCTTGCATAGTCCCTAAGCTTGTTGTAAATGGAGTTTTCATTCGCATCACTAGTTCATGTATCGTCACTTCTACTAACTTCATCTTTATTGCTCCATATAATATTTAGCTGCATCATTCACCGATAATTAAAGGGCAAATAATGAACGCTTTACAAGTAAGTAATGGCTAATATTATCATCTATTTTATTTAAATAAATTATTTTATAATTTTGATCAAACATTGACTGTAAAATGTGTCTAGTTTTATAGCGCCAATCTTCGGCTAAAGCGACACTTTCCACTTTGATTTTCTGAAAGTTTGTAGGGATAGGTAACAGATAGGCATCATGGATAAGCGCTTCTTCTTTATCAAACTTCTGTTCCGGGTCCAATGTCGGAAGGCCTACCATATTTTCTTCCCAATTTACTACAGGCTTTGCTTCATCCATTAATTCTTCCACTTTCGCATCCCAGCGCAAATAGTCATTATCAACAAGTTGCCACTCAACACAAAGACGGTCTGTAGGCAATACCCGATTGAACGGATCTTCCATTTCACCATAGCAATTTTCTATATAAGTATCGCTGTAACTGCGCAACTTTGAAAAGTTCAAAAATCCGCTGCGCGCTTCAAGTGGATCAAATGTCCAGCGGCAAGTTCTGTAACCGCGCTCTATTGCGATATCCTTTAAGTAATTTTTAAGCAGCTCTCCAACGCCTTGCTCACGATAATTACGCTTCACACCAATCATATGGGAATATAAGTATATATTCTCATCCATATATCCAGGGCAACTATAGTTAAAACCAATTAATTCATCATTTAAATATGCACCGAGTACAATCCCGCCATTGCGAATCGTCGCAATCGTCTGATGTACCGGAATGCTGCCGACAGCCCAAATTTCAAGCTCTAGTTTACGTGCATCTTCAATTTGTTCAATTGTCGTTAATTCTTTAATCGTCACTGATTCTAACATAATTTTGCCTCCCCTATAGTTACTTTTCTTCAAACTTAAAAACGCCTTGCTTTACTTAGTGTCTTTCAACAATCATGTTTTATCGCATGGTTGTTGAAAAAGATGTGTAACCATCGGGAATGTTCTACATATATCGGTTACCCTGGTTATTTTCGACCAAATAGAACGAAATTAACCCAAGTGGGTCTCATTCGGCAAAAGTTTTTGCCAATCGCCGAAAGAAGTTCATGTGAAGATTCGATACTTGTTTACTAAAAGATTCCGTAACACTTCTTTAAGTATCATCCCAACCTCATTATATACCACATACTACCTTTTTAAGTAGTTAACTTTTATTATTCCTTATTGAACAAAAGAAAAAACCTTTATTTACAGAAATTCTGTAAATAAAGGTTTGATAATTATTTAATACCGCGCATTGCTTTAGAGATGATTGGCGAAATCAGGAGGATAATCACACCTAATACAACCGATAAACCACCTAATACACCGAAGTAAGTTGTTTCAGATACGATTCCGTAAACTCGAACTAACTGTGCGTTAATTGCTTGTGCAGCAGCTGATGCCAGGAACCATAACGCCATTGTTTGTCCAGCGAATGCAGCTGGTGCCAATTTCGTTGTAGCTGATAAACCAACCGGTGAAAGCAATAGCTCACCTAATACTAACAGGAAGATTGAGAATACAACCCAAAGCGGATTTACTAACGTACCTTCCGGAGTTAAAACGATTGCTGCGATCATTACGAAGAATGAAATACCTGCAAAGAATAAAGATAAAGCAAATTTCTTCGGAGTTGATGGTCCGCGATCCGCTAATTTCGTCCACATAAACGCAAACATTGGCGCTAAAACGATGATGAATAACGGGTTAAATGACTGGAACCATGCAGCCGGAATTTCAAAGCCCCATAAGTTTAAGTTCGTACGAGTATCAATGAACGTTGCAATAACTGTTGATGATTGTTCAGCAATTGCCCAGAACATTACCGCACAGATGAATAATGGGATATAGGCTAATAGACGAGACTTTTCGTCTGCATTTGTTTTTGGACTACGATACATATAAAGTATAAAAGCCGTAGGAATCATTACCCCTAAGAATGTAATTAATAATGAGAAATTTTCAATGCTTGCATAACCTTTTTGATAAGCTACAAAACCTAAAATTACAATAATTAAACCACCGATTGTGAAGTTACGAGTTGTCGTTTTCTTCTCTTTATCAGAAAGTGGGTTTGGTGCTACAGATCCTGCTAACCCAAGGCTCTTTTGTGACATTAAATAAACAACTAAACCGATGAACATACCTACTGCAGCAACACTGAATCCTGCGTGGAAGCCCCAGTTTTTTTGGAATAATCCAACTAATAAAGGTGCCAGGAAACCACCCATGTTGATACCCATATAGAAAATAGAGAATCCTGAATCTCGACGTGCATCATTATCTGCATACAAGTCACCAACTACCGATGAAACGTTTGGTTTTAATAAACCAGTACCTATGATGATAAAGAACATCGATAAGTATAATGCTGTTACACCAAGCGGCAAGGCCAATAATATATGACCAATCATAATTAATATTCCGCCGTAGAATATCGCTTTACGCATACCAGTAATACGGTCAGCGATCCACCCTCCGATAATACCTGACATGTAGATTAATGAACCGTAAATCGACATGATGATATTAGCTTGCGTACGATCTAGTCCTAATCCACCATCTTTAACTGCATAGTACATGTAGAATAATAGAATGGCACGCATACCATAATATGAAAAACGTTCCCAAAACTCTGTAAAGAATAGTGTAAACAACCCTTTAGGTTGACCGACAAAACCAGTTTGAGGAACGGACTTCACGATTTCTTCTTTTGAATACATTTGAAATCCTCCCGATTAATAAATATTCTGACAATAAACTCCGTCGTCTGTTGTCTGACATTTGAAATAATATACTTGAACACTTTAGCCTAATAGTTGATTAAAATCAACAAATAATCAAAATGTTATAATTTTGTGTTTTTTCGTTATTTTCAGACAAATAAATTAAATTACCACAACAGGATTTTTGTATTATAAAACATTTACTTCACTAAAGAAATTATTTTGAGTTTTCTTAAAGACAAAAATTTATCAAAAAACAAAAAAGCTAAAGTACAACGTCATGGCAACGTACTTTAGCTTTATATTTCCATTATTATTTTACAACATAAATTTCATATTTCTGATAATCCGCCTCTTTAAGCTCAAGCGTTAATAATGTACCCTCTTCTTCATACTCCGTTTCCAAAACAGTTGCCTGCTCATTTAAATAGGAAACAATTCCACCCTGATTATATGGAATAAGCATTTGACATGTAACATAATTCGCAAAAATTTGTTGTTTAATTTGTTGAAGCAACTCTTCAAGTCCTACATCTTCCTTCGCAGAAAGCCAAATATTATCCCCGCTAACTAACGGATATTCCACATCAGCCAAGTCTGATTTATTGTATACATATATAGTAGGAATATTTTCAACATCAATCGCTTTTAATGTTTCATTCGTTACATCCATCATAAAACGGTATTCCTCATTAGAAACATCGACTACATGCAGCAGCAGGTCGGATTCTCGTGCTTCTTCCAATGTCGATCGGAATGCTTTTACTAAGTGATGCGGCAGTTTACTGACAAAACCAACCGTATCAGTCAGTAAAAAGGATTTATTATCTTCCAGTTCAATATTGCGGACCGAAGTTTCAAGTGTCGCAAACAGCATATCCTTTTCAAACACTTGCTTCGTATTATCCTGCCCTGCCTTAGCAAGCAGCTGGTTCATAATTGTGGACTTCCCTGCATTGGTATAACCTACAATTGATACGACAGGTACTGCATTTTTACGGCGTTGCTTCCGCTGTGTTTCACGCTGTTCTTTAACGGATTCAAGCTCTTTTTTGATTTTCGAAATCTGATCTTCAATTTTACGGCGGTCGAGTTCAAGTTTTGTTTCCCCTGCACCACGGTTTTTAAAGCCGCCGCCTGTTCCTCCCCCTTGACGGGATAGTGAAGCATGGAGCCCAACTAGGCGCGGGAGCATATACTGTAATTGAGCGAGCTCTACTTGTAATTGTGCTTCACGTGTTTTCGCACGGCGACTGAAAATATCTAAAATAAGCATTGTACGGTCAATTACTTTACATTGCAAATCACGTTCTAAATTACGGATTTGCGATGGTGATAGTTCATCATTAAAAATAACAATGTTGGCATCTGTTTCGTCAAAAAATGCCTTAATTTCTTCAATCTTTCCTGTACCTACATAATGTGAAGGTGTCACACGTTCCAGATTTTGCGTCACCATGCCGACAACTTCTACATCTAAAGCTTGTGCTAAATTTGCCAACTCTTCCATTGAATAATCAAAATGCTCATCCTTTTGTAAATTGACGCCAACTAATATACCGCGTTCAATCAATACTTCAACATCTTTCAAATTAATGCCTCCTTGCTTCCATCCTTAGTTTTTCCCATCGTATCATACAATTCAAAAGCCTGTACAATGACAACATATAAGCGCATTATGATACTATAGTGACACAATTACACCGAGTCGTAATTAATGAAAAAAGAAAAGGCGGTTTTTATGGAATTCGAACAAATGAAAGTGCAGCTTCATGCACTCATTTCTAATAAAACACTACTGCAGGCTACTATTAGCCAGCCACGTCAAAAATCCAGTGACTTAAAACGGGTCAAACTCAAGCCCGTGGAAATTCGCGGAGAATATATGATTCAGCTGGAATATCAATATGAGCGCATTTTAAAACATGAAAATATTACACTTGAAGATTTACCCGCTAAGCTCGATACTCTTTTTGAACAGTTCCGTCAAGTACATGCTGAGTTTCAGGAGCAGACTGTACAAGTGCAACTCTCGAAGAAAAATAAAGTACTGTGGAAATCCGATAAAAATACAACAGCTAAACAGGTGAACTTATCCCATAACCGAAAAAAACAGTATTTATTGGATGATTCACGTGTTCACCCGTTTTTAGTCCGTTTAGGTGTGCAGTCAGAGGACGGGAAAATAAAGAAGCAGAAATACGATAAGTTTAAACAAATCAATCGCTTCGTTGAGTTTATCGATGATTCTTTAGCCCATTTGCCGAAAGACAAAACAATCCGTATTTTAGATTTCGGTTCAGGTAAATCCTATTTAACTTTTGCTTTGTATCATTACTTGAAAATTGAAAAGGGTCTTGATATCCATGTCACAGGCCTGGACCTGAAAAAGGAAGTGATTGAAGAATGTAACCGGATTGCGGCTGATTTGCAGTATGAAGATCTGCAATTTTTAGTGGGGGATATTAATGACTTCAATGAAGAGACTGCTGTAGATATGGTCGTAACCCTTCATGCTTGTGATGTTGCGACAGATATGGCATTAGCCCGAGCTGTAAAATGGGGCGCAAAAGTTATTTTAAGTGTTCCTTGCTGCCAACATGAGCTGAACCGTCAGCTGCAGGCACCTGCATTATCGATCATGACACAGCATGGTTTAGTGAAGGAGCGCTTTGCCGCATTAGCTACGGATTCAATTCGCGCTGAACTTTTATCCCTTGTCGGCTATGATACTCAGTTATTGGAATTTATCGATATGGAAAACACCCCTAAGAATATTTTAATCCGTGCTTATTTTACCGGAAAGAAGCCATCGAGTGAGCAGCGATTAAAGTATGACGAATTTGTACGGTTTTTGAATGCGAAGCCGTTTCTGGAAAATGAGCTGCAAAATTTACTTCCACAATAAAATTGTTT
This genomic window contains:
- the zupT gene encoding zinc transporter ZupT; amino-acid sequence: MDENVLLALGLTLFAGLATGIGSLIAFFTTRTNKKFLSIALGFSAGVMIYVSLVEIFVKAKDALVNVHGETVGYWYTIIGFFGGMLVIALIDRFIPKGKNPHEVKSVEDVQKAQLIGNEDVEADRLMKMGLFTALAIAIHNFPEGIATFMAVLQDPNVGIAIAIAVAIHNIPEGIAVAIPIFYATGKRMKAFKWSFASGLSEPFGALIAYLVLMQFMTDTLFGIVFAGVAGIMVFISIDELLPAAKKYDEAHSSIYGLIAGMAVMAISLVMLT
- the menC gene encoding o-succinylbenzoate synthase, which codes for MKLVEVTIHELVMRMKTPFTTSLGTMQDKRFLVVEATDESGVVGWGEGVAFEEPSYTEETFKTSLHLLEDFLIPALLGKELKHPDDVYERFRTIRRNNMAKASIEGAVWDIYAQLTNQSLASAVGGVQEKIEVGISIGLQPTDEQLIDTIQHFLDEGYKRIKVKIKPGKDIGLIRTIRQAFPEIPLMADANSAYTLDDIDRLKELDAFNLMMIEQPLAHDDIIDHAILQKQIRTPICLDESITSLEDARKAVQLGSCQVVNIKIARVGGISEAKRIHDYCMEHKIPVWCGGMLEAGIGRAQNVALTSLANFVMPGDTAASERYWQEDIILPEVTVTDGYITIPKTKGLGYNVNREAINKYRVNKKTYRV
- a CDS encoding iron ABC transporter ATP-binding protein; the protein is MIEIKGLSKSFGKKPVVEDVSLTIQPKAITSFIGPNGAGKSTLLSMVSRLLDADTGEVFLDQSDVKKMKSNDFAKRVAILRQSNHLNVRLTVRELVSFGRYPYSKGRLTPEDEQHIDRAIEYMTLGEMEHKFLDELSGGQKQRAFISMVIAQDTEYILLDEPLNNLDMKHSVQIMKILRKLVDELGKTVVIVLHDINFASVYSDRIVALKDGRLVKDGPTNEIINSEALREVYDMHIPVQEQDGCRICVYFNSHS
- a CDS encoding ABC transporter permease, whose translation is MRLWMLVAATIVLSFLSLFIGAIDIKPSDLLDWESDKMQIFLMSRVPRLMAIILAGAGMGISGLIMQSLSRNKFVSPTTSGTLDAAKLGIVVSMIFFTSAGYMEKILFSFTFALIGMMIFMRLLESIKFKDVIFVPLIGIMYGNIIGAISTFLAYEADVLQSVDTFFLGSFTLVVSGRYELLYVAVPAIILAYLYANKFTVAGMGEDFAKNLGLSYRTVLNLGLVLVAIISTTVVLTVGVIPFLGLIVPNLVSLYLGDNLRKTIPHTIFLGAAFLLMCDILSRLIVYPFEIPVNTTVAVIGSAIFLVMLFRGKAYAKK
- a CDS encoding phosphatase PAP2 family protein, coding for MKKGFSVLAVVTFIIFIIIALSFDTPDVEAFDLRLSSLLFGNSFIILFHNLGETKFIIAATVIMLLYLAIFKKDFRGVLFVLLTVGVGNGLNQLLKHIFARPRPELEDQLVSFSFPSGHAQISVMFFLTLAYLITKWLKNKKWNFVTYGVILVLILLVGLSRIAEGRHYATDVIAGWSIGYTWYIVCVLWYESKKKHK
- a CDS encoding antibiotic biosynthesis monooxygenase family protein; protein product: MFVQIRKWIVTEGNSDKIIERFSKKPGQGPSMLEQRDGFIGRELLVKNVRRGEEEVVMIIRWESEDAWKAWEKSPEHIAGHKAKIKEHGGKPPKPEFVISMEHGNYTVVE
- a CDS encoding iron chelate uptake ABC transporter family permease subunit, with the protein product MQKNSTKLIFLAVIALVCIALFALYNIQGGFSYAFPKRLERIAAMVITGTAIAYATVTFQTVTHNRLLTPSMMGVDSMYEVVQTMIFFFAGSASIFVVSRYLNFGLSIVAMVLFALILYRFLFRADKHPIFLLLLAGMIIGTLLGSFVTFLQVIIDPVEYESLQSRLFASFMNVKTELLLIAVIILGASFIYGYRLLRDLDVMSLGRENAINLGVNYDRIVLKVLILSSILIATSTALVGPITFLGLIVSNLAYQFFATYKHSVLIVGASLISIIALVGGQFLVLHVFQLSTTISVIINFVGGLYFIYLILKESRKAG
- a CDS encoding siderophore ABC transporter substrate-binding protein is translated as MKKWKFLTAAALTLMLAACGSDEEASTKDEANESAKTEETTSSTEASAFPMTVSSLSAGSETEDGKSLTFEDVTFEEMPKNIVVFDYGFLDTLDALGVEGIVGIAANGGKGNFPEHLKEKYLTDSVADVGSLKQIDFEKVAAANPDAIFISGRQGTFYEELKEITPNVVFIGSDNSNYVDGVFETVDLAAEIFGKQEKAEELKTALQEKVDAVKEKAAGYENALVAMYNDKKISGFDNGKDSRFAYVYNDFGFEPSTTDIKASSHGSDFSYESVLSVDPEVLLIIDRTASDVDTIKADIENDIIKQTRAYKEGKIVYLDGVNWYFSSNGVTTEAEKLDEILNELK